In one Tripterygium wilfordii isolate XIE 37 chromosome 22, ASM1340144v1, whole genome shotgun sequence genomic region, the following are encoded:
- the LOC119990776 gene encoding uncharacterized protein LOC119990776, producing the protein MDGPLDFEDEDALFSPPVVPKKRKKIIGLDDLLTDFYREKSKCLERESKREKAPQKDNSDDDEDDKEALVCKAVDECQKQMTELIGEEEISMWGIRLFGDQKTPPPLIFPELRSSLLLQSFMENELSTLVELPIETGEVFLESLLLNGWLSKLIISCGHLEKSIASWTFNMILYSSREELRASACDLWHLVLSSKAEVASVPIKIDWFPGYSELRRALETYGFLFSFSSTTESVDTNSACQKPSQNIKAWVEISAACCQARSKKPIFSTSEAEELVQFIICLFLDRQLMGLQLLFYECTQSVINYFTDEEWTISSKRIAKSLAFRVPMDLNCLRAVECISGVGPRSKGLRSAVAYEVLCNCLNCKAANEEEILSLLISINVKDRSCDLFKMYIYLVLTENWLMSTTLLEEKPVLYEMWSVYLRNCSCQITSTDMRSYAPKVRNKASYLLQGTIK; encoded by the exons ATGGATGGTCCTCTTGATTTCGAAGACGAAGATGCACTCTTCAGCCCCCCTGTTGTTCCTAAGAAaag GAAAAAGATCATTGGATTGGATGATCTCTTAACTGACTTCTACAGAGAGAAAAGTAAGTGTCTCGAAAGAGAATCTAAAAGGGAAAAGGCCCCCCAAAAAGACAATTCAgacgatgatgaagatgacaaAGAAGCTTTGGTGTGCAAAGCTGTTGATGAATGCCAAAAGCAG ATGACAGAACTAATCGGTGAGGAAGAGATCTCCATGTGGGGCATCCGGCTTTTCGGAGATcag AAAACTCCACCACCCCTCATTTTCCCCGAGCTTAGAAGTTCCTTGCTTTTACAGTCTTTCATGGAGAATGAGCTTAGTACTTTGGTTGAACTCCCCATCGAAACAG GTGAAGTTTTCCTAGAAAGTTTGTTGTTAAATGGCTGGCTCTCAAAATTGATTATTTCATGTGGTCATCTAGAAAAATCAATAGCCTCATGGACCTTTAATATGA ttttatatTCATCAAGAGAAGAGTTAAGGGCATCTGCCTGCGACTTGTGGCACCTTGTTCTTTCGTCTAAAGCAGAG GTTGCTTCAGTGCCCATTAAGATTGATTGGTTTCCGGGCTACTCTGAACTTAGAAGAGCTCTTGAAACCTATGGATTTCTATTCAGTTTCTCATCCACAACCGAATCAGTTGATACGA ATTCTGCCTGTCAAAAGCCATCTCAAAATATCAAAGCCTGGGTTGAAATTTCTGCTGCTTGCTGCCAAGCGAG gAGTAAGAAACCTATATTTTCGACGTCTGAAGCCGAAGAGTTGGTTCAATTCATTATTTGTCTATTTTTAGACCGCCAACTTATGGGACTGCAGTTGCTTTTCTATGAATGCACACAATCAGTTATCAATTACTTCACAGACGAGGAATGGACTATCAGCTCTAAGAGAATAGCAAAATCTCTTGCTTTCAG AGTCCCCATGGACTTGAACTGCTTGCGAGCTGTGGAATGCATTTCTGGAGTTGGCCCTCGTAGTAAGGGCCTCAGGAGTGCAGTGGCCTATGAAGTTCTTTGTAATTGTTTGAATTGTAAG GCTGCAAATGAAGAAGAGATTCTGAGTTTGCTCATCTCAATTAATGTGAAAGACAGAAGCTGTGATCTTTTCAAGATGTACATTTACCTTGTTTTGACTGAGAATTGGCTCATGTCCACTACGCTGTTGGAAGAGAAGCCGGTGCTTTATGAAATGTGGAGTGTATATTTGCGAAATTGTTCTTGTCAAATCACAAGCACAGATATGAGATCTTATGCGCCAAAG GTTCGTAATAAAGCTTCATATCTTCTACAAGGCACTATCAAGTAA
- the LOC119992219 gene encoding protein NUCLEAR FUSION DEFECTIVE 4-like — protein sequence MGESAMITAVHGGGGGGGSCGLLLHILRGRWFSVFASFLIMAGAGATYLFGIYSKEIKATLGYDQTTLNLLGFFKDLGANVGVLSGLLAEVTPTWFVLLVGSAMNFAGYFMIWLAVAGKIAKPKLWHMCVYICIGANSQNFANTGALVTCVKNFPESRGVMLGLLKGFVGLSGAVMTQLYLAIYGHDSKSLILLIAWLPAALSVVFVYTVRTMKVERQPNELNVFYQFLYVSIILALFLMAMTIAQKQVVFPHWAYDASATICCFLLFVPLFIAIREELVLWDLKKQPPSELKIEKPVEVELKEKEITNPEPEEKNRSVSCWTSICNKPTRGDDYTILQALLSLDMIILFVATLFGLGSSLTAVDNLGQIGESLGYPQRTVSSFVSLVSIYNYFGRVFAGFVSESLLVKYKMPRTLMMTIVLLLSSFGYLIIAFPFPGSLYIASIIIGFAFGAQLILLFAIISELFGLKYYSTLFNCGQLASPIGSYILNVKITGMLYDRQALDELAKKGLTRSAVKELVCIGTQCYRNSFAILAGGTFFGALISLVLVMRTRKFYGSDIYKKFRESVDADERN from the coding sequence ATGGGTGAGTCAGCAATGATCACGGCAGTTCACGGCGGCGGAGGTGGTGGTGGGTCATGTGGTTTGCTGCTTCACATCCTCCGAGGCAGATGGTTCTCTGTTTTCGCTTCCTTTCTTATCATGGCAGGGGCTGGTGCTACATACCTGTTCGGAATCTATTCCAAGGAAATCAAAGCCACTCTAGGGTATGATCAAACTACACTCAATTTGCTCGGTTTCTTCAAGGACTTGGGTGCGAATGTTGGTGTCCTATCTGGGCTTCTAGCCGAAGTGACACCCACATGGTTTGTGCTTCTTGTCGGCTCTGCCATGAACTTTGCAGGTTACTTCATGATTTGGCTAGCAGTGGCAGGCAAAATTGCGAAACCTAAACTGTGGCACATGTGTGTTTACATCTGCATTGGTGCCAATTCGCAGAATTTCGCCAATACAGGTGCGCTTGTAACTTGTGTGAAGAATTTCCCTGAAAGTAGAGGTGTTATGTTGGGTCTGTTGAAGGGTTTTGTTGGGCTTAGTGGTGCTGTGATGACACAACTTTATTTGGCCATCTATGGACACGATTCAAAGTCTCTGATTCTTCTCATTGCTTGGCTTCCGGCGGCGTTGTCTGTGGTGTTTGTGTACACTGTTAGAACTATGAAGGTTGAGAGGCAACCTAATGAGCTTAATGTGTTCTATCAATTCCTCTATGTGTCGATTATTCTTGCTTTGTTTCTGATGGCTATGACTATAGCACAAAAACAGGTAGTTTTTCCTCATTGGGCTTATGATGCAAGTGCAACTATTTGTTGTTTTCTGCTGTTTGTTCCCCTCTTTATTGCCATTAGAGAAGAATTAGTCCTCTGGGATCTCAAGAAACAGCCTCCAAGTGAATTAAAAATTGAGAAACCAGTAGAAGTTGAATTGAAAGAGAAGGAGATTACAAACCCAGAACCGGAAGAGAAAAATCGCTCGGTGTCTTGTTGGACGAGCATATGTAACAAGCCAACAAGGGGTGATGACTACACGATCTTGCAAGCACTGTTAAGCCTGGACATGATTATTCTCTTTGTGGCAACATTATTCGGACTCGGTTCGAGCTTGACTGCTGTGGACAATCTGGGCCAAATTGGTGAATCATTGGGGTATCCACAGAGAACCGTAAGCTCATTTGTGTCACTAGTGAGTATATACAATTACTTTGGGAGAGTATTTGCTGGGTTTGTCTCTGAAAGCTTGCTTGTGAAGTACAAAATGCCGAGGACATTGATGATGACAATTGTTCTCCTTTTATCTTCATTTGGTTACCTCATCATCGCATTCCCTTTCCCGGGTTCGCTCTACATTGCATCAATCATCATTGGTTTCGCATTTGGTGCACAATTGATATTGCTTTTCGCAATCATTTCCGAGCTGTTCGGGCTCAAGTACTACTCCACATTGTTCAATTGTGGACAGTTGGCTAGTCCTATTGGGTCTTACATACTTAATGTGAAGATCACAGGGATGCTTTACGATCGGCAGGCATTGGATGAGCTTGCAAAGAAGGGTTTGACAAGGTCGGCTGTTAAAGAGTTGGTTTGCATAGGAACTCAGTGTTATAGGAATTCATTTGCAATTCTGGCTGGCGGTACATTTTTCGGTGCTTTAATCTCGCTAGTTCTGGTGATGAGGACAAGAAAATTTTACGGAAGTGACATTTACAAGAAGTTTAGAGAGAGTGTTGATGCCGATGAAAGGAATTAG